The following proteins come from a genomic window of Paramicrobacterium humi:
- the hisG gene encoding ATP phosphoribosyltransferase translates to MLRIAVPNKGSLAETAADMLSEAGYLTRKDPKALHLVDERNNVEFFYLRPRDIATYVGSGALDAGVTGRDLLLDSGSAAREVAPLDFADSTFRFAGPPARFSELSDLEGVRVATSYPGLVGDFLERAGVRAELVRLDGAVESAVDLGVADAVADVVSTGTTLRNAGLEIFGPVILQSTAVVITAPDQRPGTDVLLRRLQGVLVARRYVIMDYDLPVALLEKATAVTHGIESPTVSPLKDPEWVAVRVMVPRSDMNQIMDELYGLGARAILVSAIHAARL, encoded by the coding sequence ATGTTGCGAATCGCAGTGCCCAACAAGGGCTCGCTGGCCGAGACGGCCGCAGACATGCTGTCCGAGGCCGGCTATCTCACCCGCAAGGACCCGAAGGCCCTTCACCTCGTCGACGAGCGGAACAACGTCGAGTTCTTCTACCTCCGGCCGCGTGACATCGCCACGTACGTCGGCTCGGGCGCCCTCGACGCGGGCGTCACGGGCCGGGACCTGCTGCTCGACTCCGGGTCAGCGGCGCGCGAGGTCGCTCCGCTCGACTTCGCCGACTCGACGTTCCGCTTCGCCGGGCCGCCCGCACGCTTCAGCGAGCTGAGCGACCTGGAGGGCGTGCGCGTCGCGACGAGCTACCCCGGACTTGTCGGCGACTTCCTCGAGCGCGCGGGAGTGCGCGCCGAGCTCGTCCGCCTCGACGGGGCGGTGGAGTCCGCCGTCGACCTCGGTGTCGCGGATGCCGTCGCCGACGTCGTCTCGACGGGCACGACGCTGCGCAACGCCGGGCTCGAGATCTTCGGGCCGGTCATCCTGCAGTCAACGGCCGTCGTCATCACCGCGCCCGACCAGCGGCCCGGAACCGACGTGCTGCTGCGGCGGCTGCAGGGCGTGCTCGTCGCCCGCCGCTACGTGATCATGGACTACGACCTGCCGGTGGCGCTGCTCGAGAAGGCGACCGCGGTCACTCACGGAATCGAGTCGCCGACCGTGTCGCCGCTCAAGGACCCCGAGTGGGTCGCCGTGCGCGTCATGGTGCCGCGCAGCGACATGAACCAGATCATGGACGAGCTCTACGGCCTCGGCGCGCGGGCCATCCTGGTCAGCGCCATCCACGCTGCGCGATTGTGA
- the rpe gene encoding ribulose-phosphate 3-epimerase, with the protein MATRINPSILSADFVNFESELKRIANADLVHVDVMDNHFVPNLTFGLPMVQRLQEVSPIPLDVHLMIDDADRWAPDYAETGAFSVTFHAEAASDPVALARRLRQIGARAGIALKPGTDVSPYLDLLPEFDQVLVMTVEPGFGGQSFMHDMMPKLRSVRSAVNAAELDVWLQVDGGVNAETIEIAAENGADTFVAGSSVFAADDPAAQVELLRERAAGHRHGA; encoded by the coding sequence ATGGCAACGCGCATCAACCCGAGTATCCTCTCCGCCGACTTCGTCAACTTCGAGAGCGAGCTGAAGCGCATCGCGAACGCCGACCTCGTGCACGTCGACGTCATGGACAACCACTTCGTCCCGAACCTCACGTTCGGCCTGCCGATGGTGCAGCGCTTGCAGGAGGTGTCGCCGATTCCGCTCGACGTGCACCTCATGATCGACGACGCCGACCGCTGGGCTCCCGATTACGCCGAGACGGGCGCCTTCTCGGTCACCTTCCATGCCGAGGCCGCGAGCGACCCCGTTGCACTCGCCCGGCGGCTGCGACAGATCGGCGCGCGCGCCGGGATCGCGCTCAAGCCGGGGACCGACGTCTCGCCGTATCTGGACCTGCTGCCCGAGTTCGACCAGGTGCTCGTCATGACCGTCGAGCCCGGCTTCGGCGGCCAGAGCTTCATGCACGACATGATGCCGAAGCTCCGCTCCGTGCGCAGCGCGGTGAACGCGGCCGAACTCGACGTGTGGCTGCAGGTCGACGGGGGAGTGAACGCCGAGACGATCGAGATCGCCGCCGAGAACGGCGCCGACACCTTCGTCGCGGGCTCGAGCGTTTTCGCCGCGGACGACCCGGCCGCACAGGTCGAACTGCTGCGCGAACGCGCCGCGGGCCACCGCCACGGCGCATAA
- the trpC gene encoding indole-3-glycerol phosphate synthase TrpC, producing the protein MLAELTAGSVADAEARREQHPLAQVEKAATDAAPAIDALTVLAPAERVKIIAEVKRASPSRGDLADIPDPAVLAATYERGGASAISVLTEQRRFKGSLSDLRAVKSAVSLPVLRKDFVATPYQVIEARAAGADIVLLIVAALDQPQLVELHDLVRELGMTALVEAHTADEVQRSIDLDARLVGINARNLKNFELDRDLFGRLSPALPAHTIKVAESAVSSASDVAHYRSAGADVVLIGEALVTSDPIATLNDFLAV; encoded by the coding sequence CTGCTGGCCGAACTGACAGCCGGGTCGGTCGCCGACGCCGAGGCCAGGCGCGAGCAGCATCCGCTCGCCCAGGTCGAGAAGGCAGCGACGGATGCCGCTCCCGCGATCGACGCGCTCACGGTTCTCGCACCCGCGGAGCGCGTCAAGATCATAGCCGAAGTGAAGCGCGCGAGCCCCTCGCGCGGCGACCTCGCCGACATCCCCGACCCGGCGGTGCTGGCCGCGACGTACGAGCGCGGCGGGGCGAGCGCGATCAGCGTGCTGACCGAGCAGCGCCGCTTCAAGGGGTCGCTCTCCGACCTCAGGGCCGTCAAGAGCGCCGTGTCGCTGCCCGTGCTGCGGAAGGACTTCGTCGCGACGCCGTATCAGGTGATCGAGGCGCGTGCGGCCGGTGCCGACATCGTGCTGCTCATCGTCGCCGCTCTCGATCAGCCGCAGCTCGTCGAGCTGCACGATCTCGTGCGCGAGCTCGGCATGACAGCGCTCGTCGAAGCGCACACGGCCGACGAAGTGCAACGATCCATCGACCTCGACGCGCGGCTCGTCGGCATCAACGCCCGCAACCTGAAGAACTTCGAGCTCGACAGGGACCTGTTCGGGCGGCTCTCGCCCGCTCTTCCCGCGCACACGATAAAGGTCGCGGAGTCCGCTGTCTCGAGCGCGTCGGACGTCGCGCACTACCGCAGCGCCGGCGCCGACGTCGTGCTCATCGGCGAAGCCCTCGTCACGAGCGACCCGATTGCCACCCTCAACGATTTCCTGGCGGTGTGA
- a CDS encoding anthranilate synthase component I — translation MSGPMGSMSRADFDAHVAEGLRVIPVVREIFADGETPVGIYRKLAAGRPGSFLLESAEQGGMWSRFSFVGVSSFGVLTQDGDAATWLDDGLSAERAIGDLTAREPLQAVEDLAQRWRTARIPGQPPLTGGLVGFIGWEAIRQIERLPNVPPAEFPVPGQALCFAADIVVLDHRFGTVQLIANALNDGHLDADEMWTDAQRRLDVMQNGLAAPSEAWLADVDLSLVPEARHRTEKSDFLAAVEKSKRYIHDGDIFQVVISQRFELDSTADPLDVYRVLRALNPSPYMYLLTLEAPDGTPYSVVGSSPEALVKAQGGHVVTHPIAGSKPRGATPEEDAEFESTLRADLKERAEHLMLVDLARNDLAKVCEAGTVDVTEFMRVERFSHIMHLVSSVEGQLRDDVSPVDIFRATFPAGTLSGAPKPRALQIIDELEPAQRGVYGGVVGYIGFSGDTDLAIAIRTATIIDGTALVQAGGGLVADSVPESEYEESRNKAAAPLRAVAIANAITRIGAV, via the coding sequence ATGAGCGGTCCCATGGGCTCGATGAGCCGTGCCGATTTCGATGCGCACGTCGCCGAGGGGCTGCGGGTCATTCCCGTCGTCCGCGAGATCTTCGCCGACGGCGAGACGCCGGTCGGCATCTACCGCAAGCTCGCGGCCGGTCGGCCGGGCAGCTTCCTGCTCGAATCCGCGGAGCAGGGCGGCATGTGGTCCCGCTTCTCCTTCGTCGGGGTCTCGTCGTTCGGGGTGCTCACGCAAGACGGTGATGCGGCCACGTGGCTCGACGACGGCCTGTCGGCAGAACGCGCCATCGGCGACCTCACCGCGCGCGAGCCTCTGCAGGCCGTCGAGGACCTCGCTCAGCGCTGGCGGACGGCCCGGATTCCCGGGCAGCCCCCGCTGACCGGCGGACTCGTCGGCTTCATCGGCTGGGAAGCGATCCGGCAGATCGAACGGCTGCCGAACGTTCCGCCCGCCGAGTTCCCCGTTCCGGGTCAAGCGCTGTGCTTCGCCGCCGACATCGTCGTGCTCGACCACCGCTTCGGCACCGTGCAGCTCATCGCGAACGCCCTCAACGACGGCCACCTCGATGCCGACGAGATGTGGACGGACGCGCAGCGCCGGCTCGACGTCATGCAGAACGGCCTCGCCGCCCCCTCGGAGGCGTGGCTCGCCGACGTGGACCTCTCCCTCGTGCCGGAGGCACGGCACCGCACCGAGAAATCCGACTTCCTCGCCGCCGTCGAGAAGAGCAAGCGCTACATCCACGATGGGGATATCTTCCAGGTCGTCATCTCCCAGCGGTTCGAGCTCGACAGCACCGCGGATCCGCTCGACGTGTACCGGGTGCTTCGTGCGCTCAACCCCAGCCCGTACATGTACCTGCTCACACTCGAGGCGCCCGACGGCACACCGTATTCGGTCGTCGGCTCCTCGCCGGAAGCGCTCGTGAAGGCGCAAGGCGGCCACGTCGTCACGCACCCTATCGCCGGCTCAAAGCCTCGCGGCGCGACGCCGGAGGAGGACGCGGAGTTCGAGAGCACGCTGCGCGCCGATCTCAAGGAACGCGCGGAGCACCTCATGCTCGTCGATCTCGCCCGCAACGACCTCGCGAAAGTGTGCGAAGCCGGCACCGTCGACGTCACCGAGTTCATGCGCGTCGAGCGGTTCAGCCACATCATGCACCTCGTGTCGAGCGTAGAGGGCCAGTTGCGCGACGACGTGAGCCCCGTCGACATCTTCCGTGCCACCTTCCCCGCGGGAACGCTCTCGGGCGCGCCGAAGCCGCGCGCGCTGCAGATCATCGACGAGCTTGAGCCGGCCCAGCGCGGCGTCTACGGCGGCGTCGTCGGCTACATCGGGTTCTCCGGCGACACCGACCTCGCGATCGCGATTCGCACGGCGACGATCATCGACGGCACCGCTCTCGTCCAGGCAGGCGGCGGGCTTGTCGCCGACTCGGTGCCCGAGTCGGAGTACGAGGAGTCGCGCAACAAGGCGGCGGCGCCCCTTCGCGCGGTCGCCATCGCGAACGCGATCACACGGATCGGCGCAGTATGA
- a CDS encoding Trp biosynthesis-associated membrane protein yields MTARRLKTTLILATLAVSGLALLSWTQPWFTLSLTQGTHAGSSVDVGGDAAGPAVAALGLAGLALGAALGIAGRAFRIVFGVLELLIGASLVTSAVIALADPASASSQKVTELTGVSGDSAVHELVRTAAPTAWPFVALAAGVLLAVLGVVVGVTFRRWPGPNRKFETTHDDTQAPDAVDSWDELSRGEDPTR; encoded by the coding sequence ATGACGGCGCGCCGGCTCAAGACGACGCTCATCCTCGCGACGCTCGCCGTGAGCGGTCTCGCCCTGCTGAGCTGGACCCAGCCGTGGTTCACGCTCTCGCTCACGCAGGGCACGCACGCCGGCAGCTCCGTCGACGTCGGCGGTGACGCGGCAGGTCCCGCCGTCGCCGCGCTCGGCCTCGCCGGCCTCGCCCTCGGCGCGGCCCTCGGCATCGCCGGTCGCGCCTTCCGCATCGTCTTCGGCGTGCTCGAGCTGCTGATCGGCGCGAGCCTCGTCACCTCCGCCGTCATCGCTCTCGCAGACCCCGCTAGCGCGAGCTCGCAGAAGGTCACGGAGCTGACCGGCGTCTCCGGCGACTCCGCCGTGCACGAGCTCGTGCGCACAGCGGCGCCGACCGCGTGGCCGTTCGTCGCTCTTGCCGCCGGCGTCCTGCTCGCCGTTCTCGGCGTCGTCGTCGGCGTCACGTTCCGCCGCTGGCCCGGGCCGAACCGCAAGTTCGAGACCACGCACGACGACACACAGGCGCCCGACGCCGTCGACAGCTGGGACGAGCTGAGTCGGGGCGAGGACCCGACACGTTAG
- the trpA gene encoding tryptophan synthase subunit alpha has product MTGVSDTLKAKRDAGDGALIGYLPVGFPTFDESVDAAIAVAENGVDIIELGVPYSDPVMDGPVIQAATQRALAEGFRLSHAFEAVRRITEAVDTRVLLMTYWNPVVQYGVERFADDLVAAGGAGLITPDLIPDEGAEWIAASERTGLDRVFLAAPSSSDARLVQAVESSRGFVYAVSTMGITGARTDVDTAARSLVSRLRDAGAENACVGLGISTAEHVREVLEYADGAIVGSALVRALGEGGVERLSALARELATGATHTR; this is encoded by the coding sequence GTGACCGGCGTCTCGGACACTTTGAAGGCCAAGCGCGACGCGGGAGACGGCGCCCTCATCGGGTACCTGCCCGTCGGCTTCCCCACGTTCGACGAGAGCGTGGACGCCGCGATCGCGGTCGCCGAGAACGGCGTCGACATCATCGAACTCGGCGTGCCGTACTCGGATCCCGTCATGGACGGCCCGGTCATCCAGGCGGCAACGCAGCGCGCCCTCGCCGAGGGATTCCGGCTCAGCCACGCGTTCGAGGCCGTGCGCCGCATCACCGAGGCCGTCGACACGCGCGTGCTCCTCATGACCTACTGGAATCCCGTCGTGCAATACGGCGTCGAGCGCTTCGCCGACGATCTCGTCGCGGCCGGGGGAGCGGGCCTCATCACGCCCGATCTCATCCCCGACGAGGGAGCGGAATGGATCGCGGCATCCGAGCGCACAGGCCTCGACCGCGTGTTCCTCGCGGCGCCGTCCTCGAGCGACGCACGCCTCGTGCAGGCGGTCGAATCGAGCCGCGGATTCGTCTACGCCGTCTCGACGATGGGCATAACGGGCGCCCGCACCGACGTCGACACGGCCGCTCGCAGCCTCGTTTCGAGGCTGCGCGACGCCGGCGCGGAGAACGCGTGCGTCGGTCTCGGCATCTCCACGGCCGAGCACGTGCGCGAAGTGCTGGAGTATGCTGACGGCGCGATCGTCGGCTCCGCACTCGTGCGGGCGCTCGGCGAGGGCGGAGTCGAGCGCTTGAGCGCTCTCGCGCGCGAGCTCGCAACGGGCGCGACGCACACCCGATAG
- a CDS encoding DUF6704 family protein: MNPETIDPGHGHSPAAWVAVVIMLAAFVLGTVMLFIGQPYGVVAAAVLLLIGLLVGWILKKAGYGVNGPRYQPKGH, encoded by the coding sequence GTGAACCCAGAGACCATCGACCCCGGACACGGCCATTCTCCGGCCGCTTGGGTAGCGGTCGTCATCATGCTTGCCGCGTTCGTTCTCGGCACGGTCATGCTGTTCATCGGGCAGCCGTACGGCGTCGTCGCGGCCGCCGTGCTCCTCCTGATCGGTCTCCTCGTCGGCTGGATCCTCAAGAAGGCCGGATACGGCGTCAACGGACCGCGTTACCAGCCGAAGGGCCACTGA
- the trpB gene encoding tryptophan synthase subunit beta — MSFRDQTGPYFGEFGGRYVPESLIATLDDLTEAWEQAKQDPEYQAELSRLLVDYVGRPSIITEVPRFAEHGGGARMILKREDLNHTGSHKINNVIGQALLTKRIGKTRVIAETGAGQHGVATATAAALFGLDCVIYMGEVDTERQALNVARMRLLGAEVVSVKTGSRTLKDAINEAMRDWVTNVDTTNYIFGTVAGPHPFPAMVRDLQKIIGEESREQVLALTGRLPDAVAACVGGGSNAIGIFHAFLDDPDVALYGFEAAGEGVDTPRHAATITKGRPGMLHGARSYLLQDDDGQTVESHSISAGLDYPGVGPEHAWLASTGRATYRPVTDADAMEALRLLSRTEGIIPAIESAHGLAGALQLGRELGPEATILVSLSGRGDKDMETAGRYFDLIDEGASQS; from the coding sequence ATGTCATTTCGAGACCAGACCGGACCGTATTTCGGCGAGTTCGGCGGACGATACGTCCCCGAGTCCCTCATCGCGACCCTCGACGACCTCACGGAGGCGTGGGAGCAGGCGAAGCAGGATCCGGAGTACCAGGCGGAGCTGAGCCGACTGCTGGTCGACTACGTCGGCCGCCCCTCGATCATCACCGAGGTGCCCCGCTTCGCCGAGCACGGCGGAGGCGCACGCATGATCCTGAAGCGCGAGGATCTCAACCACACCGGCTCGCACAAGATCAACAACGTCATCGGGCAGGCCCTGCTGACGAAGCGCATCGGCAAGACACGCGTCATCGCCGAGACGGGCGCGGGCCAGCACGGAGTCGCGACAGCCACCGCGGCCGCGCTGTTCGGCCTGGACTGCGTCATCTACATGGGCGAGGTCGACACGGAGCGGCAGGCTCTCAACGTCGCCCGCATGCGGCTGCTCGGCGCCGAGGTCGTCTCGGTGAAGACCGGGTCGCGCACCCTCAAGGACGCGATAAACGAGGCAATGCGGGACTGGGTGACGAACGTCGACACGACGAACTACATCTTCGGCACCGTCGCGGGACCGCATCCGTTCCCGGCCATGGTGCGCGATCTGCAGAAGATCATCGGCGAAGAGTCGCGCGAGCAAGTGCTCGCCCTCACCGGGCGCCTTCCCGACGCGGTCGCCGCGTGCGTGGGCGGCGGTTCGAACGCCATCGGCATCTTCCACGCCTTCCTCGACGACCCCGACGTCGCGCTCTACGGCTTCGAGGCCGCCGGTGAAGGCGTCGACACGCCTCGCCACGCCGCGACGATAACGAAGGGCCGTCCCGGCATGCTGCACGGCGCCCGCAGCTACCTGCTGCAGGACGATGACGGTCAGACCGTGGAGTCGCACTCGATCTCGGCCGGACTGGACTACCCGGGTGTGGGACCGGAGCACGCGTGGCTCGCGAGCACCGGCCGCGCGACCTACCGGCCGGTCACGGACGCCGACGCGATGGAGGCTCTGCGGCTGCTCAGCCGCACGGAGGGAATCATTCCGGCCATCGAGTCCGCTCATGGCCTCGCCGGCGCGCTGCAACTCGGCCGTGAGCTCGGGCCCGAAGCGACGATCCTCGTGAGCCTCTCCGGGCGCGGGGACAAGGACATGGAGACCGCCGGCCGGTACTTCGACCTCATCGACGAAGGAGCTTCACAATCGTGA
- the hisI gene encoding phosphoribosyl-AMP cyclohydrolase produces MDVENVVARARFADDGLLPAIIQQWDTREVLMLGYMDAEALRRTLTSGRVTFWSRSRQEYWRKGDTSGHRQYVKGAALDCDADTLLVQVDQVGAACHTGTRTCFDADTLDPAIGDEGESR; encoded by the coding sequence ATGGACGTCGAGAACGTCGTGGCCCGTGCCCGCTTCGCGGACGACGGCCTGCTGCCCGCGATCATTCAGCAGTGGGACACTCGCGAGGTGCTCATGCTCGGCTACATGGACGCCGAGGCGCTGCGCCGAACGCTCACGAGCGGCCGCGTCACGTTCTGGTCGCGCTCCCGACAGGAGTACTGGCGCAAGGGCGACACCTCCGGCCACCGGCAGTATGTGAAGGGCGCCGCTCTGGATTGCGACGCTGACACGCTGCTCGTGCAGGTCGACCAGGTCGGCGCGGCGTGCCACACCGGCACTCGCACCTGCTTCGACGCCGACACGCTCGATCCCGCGATCGGCGACGAGGGGGAGAGCCGATGA
- the lgt gene encoding prolipoprotein diacylglyceryl transferase yields MSLPLSIPSPDVSYIQLGPFTIHFYALCILAGIIAAAIITQARLTRQGAEPGIVIDLLLWLVPLGIIGARVFHVLTHPNDYFYPGANLWATLYIWEGGIAIFGALIGGGIGAWIGCRLTGLRFWAFADALAPGMLVAQAFGRFGNWFNHELFGIPTSLPWGLEIESSNPAYPVGLPDGTLFHPTFLYEVIWNLLGAAVIFWLGRKFTLQWGRQFALYLIWYGAGRVVWESIRIDPSEVFLGLRVNVWAALIAVVVGIVIFIVQARRHPGLQPSPYRVGRNTFETQGGLNSTSPDSDYVDLGYDAEGVAGSDELTATSAKAASPRE; encoded by the coding sequence GTGTCCCTTCCCCTCAGCATCCCGAGTCCCGACGTGAGCTACATCCAGCTCGGGCCGTTCACGATCCACTTCTACGCGCTCTGCATTCTCGCCGGCATCATCGCGGCCGCGATAATCACGCAAGCGCGGTTGACCCGGCAAGGCGCTGAGCCGGGCATCGTCATCGATCTTCTGCTGTGGCTCGTCCCGCTCGGCATCATCGGGGCGCGGGTCTTCCACGTGCTCACCCACCCCAACGACTACTTCTACCCCGGCGCGAACCTGTGGGCGACGCTGTACATCTGGGAGGGCGGCATCGCCATCTTCGGCGCCCTCATCGGCGGCGGGATCGGCGCATGGATCGGATGCCGCCTGACGGGGCTCCGGTTCTGGGCATTCGCCGACGCCCTCGCCCCGGGCATGCTCGTCGCTCAAGCGTTCGGCCGCTTCGGCAACTGGTTCAACCATGAGCTGTTCGGCATTCCCACGAGCCTGCCGTGGGGTCTCGAGATCGAGTCGTCGAACCCGGCGTACCCCGTCGGGCTTCCAGACGGCACGCTGTTCCACCCGACGTTCCTCTACGAGGTCATCTGGAACCTGCTCGGCGCCGCCGTGATCTTCTGGCTCGGCCGCAAGTTCACGCTGCAGTGGGGACGCCAGTTCGCCCTTTACCTGATCTGGTACGGAGCCGGCCGCGTGGTCTGGGAGTCGATTCGCATCGACCCGAGCGAAGTCTTCCTCGGCCTGCGGGTCAACGTGTGGGCTGCGCTGATCGCCGTCGTCGTCGGCATCGTGATCTTCATCGTCCAGGCCCGTCGCCACCCCGGGCTCCAGCCGAGCCCGTACCGAGTTGGCCGTAACACGTTCGAAACACAGGGCGGGTTAAACTCGACGTCACCAGATTCCGACTATGTCGATCTCGGCTACGACGCCGAGGGAGTGGCCGGATCGGACGAGCTGACGGCCACAAGCGCGAAAGCCGCATCGCCCCGGGAGTGA
- the hisF gene encoding imidazole glycerol phosphate synthase subunit HisF: MSLAVRVIPCLDVAAGRVVKGVNFLNLRDQGDPVELAERYFQQGADELTFLDVKATVDNRDTMYDVVRATAEKVFIPLTVGGGIRSVEDVAKLQAHGADKIGINSAAIARPALIGEIADRFGAQLVVLSLDITRDPGMPSGFVVTTHGGRTKTTIDAVAWAREAVERGAGELLVNSIDADGTKTGFDLELITLMRENAAVPVIASGGAGAAEHFPPAIRAGADAVLAASVFHSGQLSISDVKQSLSSEGIEVR, translated from the coding sequence ATGTCTCTCGCCGTTCGCGTCATCCCGTGCCTCGACGTCGCCGCCGGGCGCGTCGTCAAGGGCGTCAACTTCCTGAACCTCCGCGACCAGGGCGACCCTGTCGAGCTCGCGGAACGCTACTTCCAGCAGGGCGCCGACGAGCTCACCTTCCTCGACGTGAAGGCGACGGTCGACAACCGCGACACGATGTACGACGTCGTGCGGGCCACGGCCGAGAAAGTGTTCATTCCGCTCACGGTGGGCGGCGGCATCCGCTCGGTCGAGGACGTCGCGAAGCTGCAGGCGCACGGCGCCGACAAGATCGGCATCAACAGCGCCGCGATCGCCCGGCCCGCGCTCATCGGCGAGATCGCCGACCGGTTCGGCGCGCAACTCGTCGTGCTCTCGCTCGACATCACACGTGACCCGGGCATGCCCTCCGGCTTCGTCGTGACGACCCACGGGGGCCGCACGAAGACCACGATCGACGCCGTCGCGTGGGCGCGCGAGGCCGTCGAGCGCGGCGCCGGCGAGCTGCTCGTCAACTCGATCGACGCGGACGGCACGAAGACCGGCTTCGATCTCGAGCTCATCACGCTCATGCGGGAGAACGCCGCGGTACCGGTCATCGCCTCGGGCGGCGCCGGCGCGGCCGAGCACTTCCCGCCCGCCATCCGCGCCGGAGCTGACGCCGTTCTCGCGGCGAGCGTATTCCACTCCGGCCAGCTGTCCATCTCGGATGTGAAGCAGTCGCTCTCCTCCGAGGGAATCGAGGTTCGCTGA
- a CDS encoding phosphoribosyl-ATP diphosphatase → MKTFDALFAELTEKAETRPAGSGTVAELDAGVHTIGKKIVEEAAEVWMAAEYETDQEAAEEISQLLYHVQVMMVAKGLTLEDVYRHL, encoded by the coding sequence GTGAAGACTTTCGACGCCCTGTTTGCCGAGCTCACCGAGAAGGCCGAGACCCGCCCGGCGGGCTCGGGAACCGTCGCGGAGCTCGACGCCGGCGTGCACACGATCGGGAAGAAGATCGTGGAGGAGGCCGCGGAGGTCTGGATGGCGGCCGAGTACGAGACCGACCAGGAAGCCGCCGAGGAGATCTCCCAGCTGCTGTACCACGTGCAGGTGATGATGGTCGCGAAGGGGCTGACCCTCGAGGACGTGTACCGACATCTGTGA
- a CDS encoding RsmB/NOP family class I SAM-dependent RNA methyltransferase has protein sequence MDSRARGRRPQRPAGADVVQPSRLVAFDVLHAVDADEAYANLLLPHAIEKAGLSSADAALATELCYGTLRGRGFYDRVIEIAANRPAASLDEPVRNVLRLGIHQLLATRVAPHAAVNESVALAHRVASRSATGFVNGVLRRVTRDSAETWRNLVAESAGDETETLALTSSHPVWIVRAFRQALAAEGRGDELEALLAADNAAPRVNMVALPGVAERPADAEPDRYSPVGFVLGQGDPDAAVRGSAGALRVQDEGSQLAALVLSRAEAVRPGERWLDLCAGPGGKTALLGAEAARNGASVVANEVVPARAELVRRAVAPVADHVDVVTGDGRDVGRQHPQRFDRVLVDAPCTGLGALRRRPEARWRKQPKDVAELSSLQSELLRSALDAVKPGGIVAYVTCSPHLGETRAIVGDAIRRSQGTVSSLDTPAVLRSIVGDIDLGTPEQDRSPEIAHVQLWPHRHGTDAMYMVLLRTAAE, from the coding sequence ATGGACAGCAGAGCACGCGGCAGGCGACCGCAACGGCCCGCCGGAGCAGACGTCGTGCAGCCGAGCAGGCTCGTGGCCTTCGACGTGCTGCACGCCGTCGACGCGGACGAGGCGTACGCCAATCTGCTGCTGCCGCACGCGATCGAGAAGGCCGGGCTCTCGAGCGCCGACGCGGCCCTCGCCACCGAGCTCTGCTACGGCACCCTGCGCGGTCGCGGCTTCTACGACCGCGTCATCGAGATCGCCGCGAACCGTCCGGCGGCGAGCCTCGACGAGCCCGTGCGCAACGTGCTCCGGCTCGGCATCCATCAGCTGCTCGCCACACGAGTGGCGCCGCACGCCGCCGTGAACGAGTCCGTCGCTCTCGCGCACCGAGTGGCGAGCCGCTCGGCGACCGGCTTCGTGAACGGGGTGCTGCGACGCGTCACGCGCGACAGCGCCGAAACGTGGCGGAATCTCGTCGCCGAGAGTGCGGGAGACGAGACGGAGACGCTCGCACTGACCTCCTCGCATCCCGTGTGGATCGTGCGCGCCTTCCGGCAGGCACTCGCTGCCGAGGGCCGAGGCGACGAGCTCGAGGCGCTGCTCGCCGCCGACAACGCCGCGCCGCGCGTCAACATGGTCGCCCTGCCCGGCGTCGCCGAACGGCCCGCCGATGCCGAGCCCGACCGCTACTCGCCCGTAGGATTCGTCCTCGGCCAGGGCGATCCGGATGCCGCCGTGCGCGGCTCTGCCGGGGCGCTGCGCGTGCAGGACGAAGGCTCGCAGCTCGCCGCTCTCGTGCTCAGCCGGGCAGAGGCCGTGCGCCCGGGGGAGCGCTGGCTCGATCTGTGCGCCGGGCCCGGAGGGAAGACGGCTCTGCTCGGGGCGGAGGCGGCCCGGAACGGCGCCTCGGTCGTGGCGAACGAAGTCGTGCCGGCGCGCGCGGAGCTCGTGCGGCGGGCCGTTGCTCCCGTCGCCGACCACGTGGACGTCGTCACGGGAGATGGCCGCGACGTCGGCCGGCAGCATCCGCAGCGCTTCGACCGCGTGCTCGTCGACGCGCCATGCACGGGCCTCGGTGCGCTGCGCCGCCGCCCGGAGGCGCGCTGGCGGAAGCAGCCGAAGGACGTCGCGGAGCTCTCGAGCCTGCAGTCGGAGCTGTTGCGCTCGGCGCTCGACGCCGTGAAACCCGGCGGCATCGTCGCCTACGTCACGTGCTCGCCGCACCTCGGCGAGACCCGCGCGATCGTCGGCGACGCCATCCGCCGTTCGCAAGGCACCGTCTCGTCACTCGACACTCCCGCTGTGCTGCGCAGCATCGTCGGCGACATCGACCTCGGCACGCCGGAGCAGGACCGCTCTCCCGAGATCGCGCACGTGCAGCTGTGGCCGCACCGGCACGGGACCGACGCCATGTACATGGTTCTGCTGCGCACGGCCGCTGAGTGA